AAGATTTTATCTTCCCTATTCTCTCAACTAGACGAGCTATCTAGTGACATCATCATTGATGTTTTGAGATATGTACTGGATTATTTTGCTGCAGAATGTGAGGTAATTGCAGACCTTGGAAAACATTTATGTGTCTACTGTTCAAATTAAGCCATGATTCTAATCCAAGAGGATGTAAAAATCATTCATACCGAAAAGATATTGGGTCATATATGCTCAACACTTTTTTTatgaacaaaaacaaaaaattgaacttTAAACATTTATTTGTTTCAGAAACAGTTAGATTAATGAGCCTTCATAGTGACCCAAGTGTGCATTTAGTAGGCTTCCATCTATGTAGCACGAacactcataatttttttttgatgtaTCGGACATGGATATGACACGGATACGACACGCGGATACGCGTGTCGGATACGACAAAATCAGTGTCATTGACTTTTTGCATTTTTGACCAGTCGGATAAGCCATGGATACGACGAAGATACGCCATGGACATGGCGGAAACACGTTTcggaaaaaattttgaaatttttttcggcttttttttaaaaatcactATTCTGAAGTTGTACATTGtgtatatttacataaatatatttatatatttctacAATATATAGATACGCATATCTATTCAATTTttaatactaaatttatatgtatatatttatattttaacaatTGTCGTATCCTAGCTGTATCgtttcttatattttcaaaattttccgtATCGCTGTATCCGTATGTTATTCGATACAATACCCATACCCGTATCCATGCAACATAGGCTTCCATAATTGGTGTAGCactttcattttattttggGCTAAGTCACCAATATATCTGTAGATCAATGTGTATCTTTTGTAGTTAAAATACATTCTACACTATCTTAAAATCTCTCTCTGGTCACATGAGACGAGTATTCTGGAAAAATGGGCTTTCATCTATGAGGATACTAATGGATGCATCAGGAAAAACTTTAGACTTCTCACAGTCGGTCCAGCTGTTGAAAGATTATCAAATAGGAGACAAATTATCTGTAACGCCACACTGAAAACTAGTAAAAGGAAGGGTTTGGCAATGAAACGAACCTGGAGAGCAATTCCCGTATACTAAATTATTATGGGGCATAGGGCCTGCAAAAGCTGTTTGAGCAATTAAATGAATCTCAAGATCCATGTTTTAAGCAGCAAGGGCACCTTGTTTTCTTTTCCAAAGCATGTTATGGAACAGGGGTACATTTCTTAGATTGAACTCTATTGCAATACTCGAGACACAAAAGAACTGTAATTAATCTACATGCTGAGGATTAAAGTTTGAGCTTCAATTTGTGAAGACCTCATTGCcctatttgattttttttatgtgggGTCATTATTGGTGAAAATAATGAGTCTGCTTTTCTATTAAATCCATATATAAATAGAAGTGGGACATGTCGTGTAAACTGTAAACTGCATCTGGTGGTTCAAGATGTTTTGAAATCCATCGACTAAATAATTTCTTTATGTTCATCAGCCCACAATTTACAATTTCTTTGatgtattaatatttataaagtgAGTTTTGTTTCTTGTTTCAAACGAATTAGGTTCTAGATGCTGTATATTGAATTAAAGTATCATATTGTATGTTAACCAAATGCCTACCAATTTTATTACAGATTATTGAGTGGTTTGAGGTCGTCTTCAAACCTTAAATGCAGAAGTATACTATAAGTTTATGTAAAATTGTAACAgcccatttatttttttatgtcgaAATTATTTGATTCTATCCTGTTTTCGGCtggattttagaaaaataattatatttgctGCTGGAAGTTGATTTGGTGAATTATCCTAGTCGATTCACATTATATAAGTAGCATGTATTGTTTAGGTAATATCTCTGCCTCTGGTGGATTGAGGGGCAGATTCAATATCCTGAATCACGGAGggtacataaattttttatcttCCTCTGCAACTGTGTTCTCTGCACCTAGCATGTTTACAGTACCTTATCATCAACGTAATTTTCCATCCATAATCACCCGTGCGGGAGTCACTTAAAATGTGAGATTTGATGTATCAAGGCTTGAAAAGGGCCCAGCTAAAGGAGAACACTGCACCTGCTTTTATTGATTAATAAGGTCCAAGGATTTTTGGAATTCCCTTCGTTGAGAATACGTTTGAGACATCTTCCAGGCATCATTATTTTCTTCATATCTTTATACTATAGCATTTTGCTGAGTAAATATCAGTTTTCAGACAAGTTGAAAGTTGTCTGACTTGGCCTAGCCTTGCCTGCCATAATGTCATACGacctttttttttattcattaatcTTTTACGTAATACTGACTTTCTCTTTCCGCTTGCTCTTTAATGTTTTGTATGGTTTTTGGTGGTATCTTTTAGGGTAGTTACTGAATATGCTTTAGTGCTACTTGGCAGGTCGTAATGGATGCATCAACAAGAGGTTTTTTTGAACTCGTATCTTACTGTGCAAATAAATGTCGGGGTTCAAATGTATATTTATGTGGTGTTGttacaaaaaatttgaatagatTAGCAGATGGCTGTAAAGAGGTAATATTTTGAACTTTATATTTCTTCGCTTCTCATATACCGCCTtgcattaatttaattttttttgcgcTTTGTAAcaatatttgtttgaatttcTTAAAGGATTCTCCAGTCTTTACTTCTATTCTGAGGCTTTATGTGGCTGGATTGTTGGCGAGTTCAGCAAGTGACCAATCAAAAGAAGAGAATATAAAAAACTGTAGCAATGCCAATGAGGGATCTGGATTTCACATTTTCTTTGATAACAAGGAGCTGTTTAATcaagtttcttcttcttttactTTATTTAAAGACCAGTTTAATGGTTGCATTCAAGACAAGAACTCTCATCAAATTAGGATGCCGTACACACCTTACTGGGAAGCTCTCAGATTTTTTTGTCAGTCATTGGCGGAGTTTGTTTATTCTAGAAGGAGTGATATTTTCTCTGGGGCTGAGAGTACATTCCGTCCAGATGATTTTGGTATCATCCACCACGGGTTTCATCATTTCTGCTCTATTTTTCTCCAATGTCTCAGGTACCTTGCGTTTTCCTCAGTACGAGGTTTtggtttttataatatattctaAAATATAATTAGTTTCCTATTGCAATATTTTCTTTTGGCTCTCATGTTCAAAGAGTTTGAAATAAGCTAACACTTTGATTATCCACATATTTCACATTTGCTTATATATACAGTACAACGGAAAGGGAGAAAGAGATATCTGGTGACAACCATAGATTGATATGCCTTGTAGTTGTGGCTACTCTCATACTCTCAttcaaattaaacaaaaacaaaaaggttCTTGTTATTTAAATCTATTcaatatttttgacaaattaataaaattaatattgacATACAGTAGTAATTTCCCTCTTGTGAACACACTCTGATATATTTTTACTTCTGTTAGCAGGAAAGTGTCCTTTTGGTAAAGCATGTTATTTCAGTTGAATGGATTCCATCCAAAAGGCTCAAGTACCTTTACGTTTTTCTCTACAACTTAACTGTCATTTTATACAGAAATAAGCGGTTGAAAGAGGTATTTCTATCTGATACTTCTGTTTTAGTTACATTAAGTGCCAACCGATTATGTTCTTTTTGATtgttatttgttaattatgttaaCAACTGTTTCTAGTTGCATTTTAATAATTACACTTTCATctttctattttaatttttgaagatATATACAGGACCATAGTTGTTCAAGGAGTGCTAAGGCTAGTTGATATCTAAAGCCTTAGCGCAAGGCAAGGCACATGCCTTTTTAAAGCCTTTCGACCAATGTTAACAATTTGTCAATCCTTTTGACCAAAATGGATTCACCATTTTTATATTTAGGCACCTTGAGGCTTTAAAACACACAAGGACATATTTCACAGCCAAAACACTCTCTCTATAAAATAGCTGTCATTGGCTTGCATTTATATTTTAGGTTCAAGGGTGGTTGAACCTAGCTACACCTCGAGGATAGATGCCCACCCTGTGGGCTTTTATAACTCTTTATAGGATTATGATTTCATTTTTTATGGTACATAGTATAAATCCTTTGGATCTAGTTTTTCTATTCATATGAAATTATGATTTgtgcaaataatttttttgcttGTGTTTAAGAGTTTAGAAAATTTTACGATTTAAGTGCTTGCCAAGTGTTGATGAAGAGTTTAACTGCAAATTTTGTGTCTTTTATGAGTCTTTGTTTTAGTTTGACTTGTATCGAAGTCTTGAGTGATCGATACAAGTTATGGTTGTCTTACTGCTTGGGTTTTTCCTTTTCTTCCTTTTATTTCACTGTTGTTGTGTTAAACTGCATGTAAGAATGACTGTTTGTCAatctagttttttttaataaatcaatTACTTGTTTGGAAACTATCCTATTTGTAATCAACATGCCAATTTTTTGTTTAAGAGTGCTCTTTTGCTTCACCATACTAATTGAGGACATGACACCTATATGCTGATGATCTGGAAGGAAAGTGAATTTTGTCTAAAATGCATGCTATTTGAAGCTAATATATCTGAACAGaagattttgacattttctgaAACAAATAAAGTGAAAATCATATATTGTGTATTTACTTTTCTGGAACGTTACTTTTGGCTTAACTTTTGCTGTTTTATTATGACTTGGCAATTCAAAGAAAACTTGCAATATTGATGAATGTTCTGTCATGTGGAGATAAGCCACAGAATATCTTCCATTCTTTTATGCTTGGCAAATCAAACATTTATCTAGCCATTCTAGCTTTTTTATTTATGGCTGCGTTATGGCTAACACTGAGGTTTCAATTTGACACAGGCCATAAAAGCTTTAAACTTATGTTGCAAAGCTTCATGGAACTATGCAATAAATCTCTCTGAAATGCATGTTGACAAACTAAATAAGCCACAAGATGATTTGTCAGAAAAGATTATAGCAGATTATATCAAGGAGACATCTGATAAAAGTGCTTTTCTGCTAAATTTACTTAATCAAGAAGGTAGTTGCAAGATAAATCGCTTTGTGGTAGAATGCCTTAGAAACTGGTCAGTTGCCAAAAATTTGATAGCGACGCTGCCAACTCCTGCATCTTTTGTAAAAGAGTGGGTAAAGGTAACATTTATTGGCTCATTCCTGGCATTGGTGTCGTTCAACGTTACTTTGTGTGACTGTAGACTTTTTTCAGATAGGATTCATGCGGTCAAAAGATAATTCATCATTGGAGCATGGTATGATGCTATATTCCCTGCTTCCATCTTCTGCTGAAATGTCTAGAAGAGATATTGGAAAAATATTGGAAGAGGTCCATTTCTCCACATTTTTACAGATGCTTTATTAATTTATGTTATCTTTGAATTGGATGCCATTTGATGCCCACATTTCTTACTTGGAATTTGTTAGGAGCTTCTTGCTTATGAAGAAAATAGTCACCTCAATCCGAGATTATGTCACACGATGCGAATGAAAATCATTGAAGTCCTTTTAGAAGAAGTTTATGTTACAAAAGATCATAATTTAGAGAAATCTAGACTTCTGATTGAAAAAGGAAGAGTTATAAGGGCTCTTGGATTAGAATGCCTTGAGGAGTGCACCAAGTGCCTATCTTCCGCTATAACTATATTGGTAAGTATCAGTCAAATATTTATAAACTTCTTGTTTAATTGCACCATTTATTGATGAATGAATTCGGCTCTTATAGTTGCCTTTTGTTTGACATGAAATATCTTGGAAAACAGAAGTCAATTTATGGCACAAACAAAACTTTCAATTCTCAAGTTCATCATCTCCTGATCCATGCATATGTTTTACACGCAATATGCACCCAGGAGACAGTACCAAATTCAATTGTTTTGTTACAAAGAAGGTTAGTCTCCAGTTTAGAATTATTGCAATCTGGCTGGTTATACATTTCTATTTGATGATTGGGTAACTTTAACTTGTTTAATGATTTGCTGGCCTTGGTTTGACAGTGAATTTATTCAAGATATTCGTTCTGCTGTAGAACTCTGTTTGAACTCAGAACATGGCTATTCAGATAATCAATACGATGTGAAGTCCGAAGATATGTTATATCTGTGGTATCTGGTCATCGATTTGTTATCTATAAAGGTAAAAGTTGCTATTTATTTTTATGGGCCATGGAGCCACCTGTACCAAGTTTTTAATCCTTTCAAACTCACAACCTTCTGTGACTTGAACCCATCCCGACTTAGTCATTTGTGTTAGTTGGTCAGCAATGTTTATGAAGTCTTGACAAGCTTGTGACTTTAGACATCTCATTTTCTTTCACCTTTTCTTTTTAGGGCTATGTGGAAATTCTACCTGGGATATATGATGTAGTGATCAAGTTGTTTAACCGAAAGAACTTCAGTCTGGAAAAGACCATGACTGAGCTTTGGAGAAATCTAAGGCTTGGTCATGCTCTTTGTGTTTCACCTATAAATCACAAGTTGATGAGAGATTTTTCTAAACAATGGAATGAGCTTTGTGACTCTAATGAATTCTGGAAGAGTTGCATGAATGAACTGAATCCGCTTGTTGTTGGATTCCATCACATAGATAAGGAGATTAAACAAACTGCTTCTGATCTTATTTCCCATGTAAGCACTTCCAGAAATTTATATCACTTTTCAGATAATTTTAAGGTGAAAGATACCTGTTCATTTAGCCTCATTTCCTTGTGGTAGGTTCCGATATCCAGTGCTTCAATGTTTCTCCACTCACACCACTGTTACAAATTTGCTGGTAGACTTATTTCAACTGGGCGGATGATTGAGGTAgcttaaaaataatttgtttcttttGTATATATTCATCCACTTTCACATTCGAGTTATGTAATGAGAAGGTTGTAAATGGCGGGAGACGTTGGCGGGTGGTCGGTGACCGCCTACCGCCTTGGCCGCCTAGGTGGTGCCAAGGCGgctgaatttttttaagtaattttttatagataatctAGCAATATTATCAcaaatattcataattttttatataaaatgtgccattaaataatgtttaagcaCAAAGAAGCttaatacaatataatatcatctagatAACACCCTATATTCCCAGACAACTTGCATGTGATCCAACTTGTCTTACAATACCCGCAATATGATGCTTCGTCTTATAAACTTCTCCTTTATTAAGCCTCTTACACAACTTACATGTGATCCAATCCCTTTTCTCTTTATTATATAACACCCCATATTCCCAAACAATATCATTAGACTTTGGCTTAAATTCCAACTCCGGTTGTTTATCTTTTTCCGTCATTAATCTTCAacaatcaatcaataataaattaataataggaaaaaaatttgatttttgaaacaaaatctgaaatattataaaaaagtatgataaataataaatatgcaaTGCCTAACCTAAATATTCAGATTGCTGGCGGCGGTCGGCGGCGGCAGACTGTGTGTGGTGGTTGAGACTTGAGAGTTGAGAgtgaaaaccaaaaataaaataaagaaagtgaGGTGTGCTAtggtttttatatttaaaattagttgactttgactaggtttttaaaattgttgaataagtttttaaatttgttgactaggtttttaaaattgttgactacaacttaaaaatcttcACTGCCCGCCTCGTCCGTCTGCTCGCCGCCTCGACCCGCCTCCCCAACACCGTATAGCTTGGGTCGCCTAAAACACCCGCCTCATTTATAGGCGGTGCGGTCGAGGGCCGCCTAGTATCATCGAGAAGGTTTTGGAGCCACATTCAAGTTGAGGATGCTCAAAGGCATTTTAACACCAATAGCTTAAAATTTATACAAGTTGAAAACAATGTTCAAGAAACTTGTTTTGTGGTCGCTAATTTTCTATGTGTgttaaattttcaaagaaacaaaaattttaaaatataaagaaaaggGACGGTTCGTGTCTAATTTATACACCAAGAAGAAGGATGAGGAGATTGGAACTGCCACACGAGTTATTTTCGTACACCTATCAACTCATACCATCTTGGTTAAAGCGTGTTCTGGGAGGGTAGACGAGGTGCAGGGATAGCTTCTCCATTAGAAGAATGTTGCTGCCTAAGATGAACTCGCAAAGTTCTCTTTTGACAGTTTCCCTGGATGCTAGTTGCTGATGCAACGCAAGTTACGTTAATTAGAATCCTATAAGATAAGATGGCTTGGGAATGTTGCAATAtgtttgattaatatttttttatatgtagcTCCATGTTGTAAAAGGTAGCAGTGGCACAATTTTTTCGAGTGAACTAAATTTCTTTAACGAAGTCATCAATTTATTACAGGCTCTTTCATATGCCAAAGAAGCCCATCGCTTGCGTGGTAAACTTTTACAGCAAAAATTTGAATATTCAGTAGAGAAAATAACAGAGACATATGATGAAAATGGGGAAATCTTTGAAAAGAGTTACTATGGCATCAAGACATTTAAAGAAAATGATGTAATGATGATCAAAGGTTCTTGTGATTATGAAGGATGTGTTCTTACTCCATGGAATGTTCTTAGGTGTTATCTTGAAAGCATATTACAGGTAACGATGCAAAAATTTCATATGAACCATAATTTTGAAACTAATATTTTTAGAACAAATATGACCATGTCTCATTTCATTGGCTTTCATAGGTTGGAGTTGTCCATGAGATTCTTGGAAATGGATCTGAAGCTGAAATGCTTCTACGATGGGGCAAAAATGTTTCGCAATTTAAGAGCTTGCCactttttgaaatttcattCTCTTCCGTTTTAGGTAAATTTATGCACTTCCTGCTCCAATGGGCTTAATTACCCATGGTTAGAAAGCTATGGCATAAAGTTGTCTTAACCTATGCCCTAAATTCTTTCAGGAAAACTATACTGCAAACAAAAGCTCTGGTGCTTAGCTGAAAAGGAACTGACCAGTGCGACAAAAACCTTAGTTGACTACCACGCTGTCATATCCTGTGAAAAATGTGCGTGTATGCTGGAAGTTTCTCTCAATCAGAAACTTGGAGATTTATTCTTAAGCAGTTCCTGTAGTGCTGGAGAACCGTATTCTACGAAGGGATTGTTTAAGGCTAAGCGCTTGTATCAGTTAGCCTTAGACAAACTAAATAATTCAGAGTGGAGGAATTTCGAGTTCACCTTAGAAGAAGCTAGGACTGATAAGGGCATTTGCAAAAAGAGTTCGTCTTCTAGACACCTCACTGGTTTTCTGGAAACTAATGCTTCTTCTCTTGGTGATGAATCTGTTTCGAAAATTGAATCCAAAAGATCTAGAAGGACAAAGCAGTCGAAGTCCGCCACACAGAGACTGGATGCTGTAGGTTACCAAAATCGCAGGATAACTCGATCCACATATCGCTCTACAGAGAACACCAGTGAGATTGTACTGGGTGACAGGAAAATTGACCACACTGTTGGTTTAGCAACTGAACATGCATCTACATCTGGTTCTTGTTATGATCATGATATGCCTGGATTAGAGAACTTTTCTGTTGCTGATTTTCAAAATGACATCTCATCTCTTTGCAACAAAATGAAAT
This window of the Primulina huaijiensis isolate GDHJ02 chromosome 3, ASM1229523v2, whole genome shotgun sequence genome carries:
- the LOC140973538 gene encoding separase isoform X2, with translation MDASTRGFFELVSYCANKCRGSNVYLCGVVTKNLNRLADGCKEDSPVFTSILRLYVAGLLASSASDQSKEENIKNCSNANEGSGFHIFFDNKELFNQVSSSFTLFKDQFNGCIQDKNSHQIRMPYTPYWEALRFFCQSLAEFVYSRRSDIFSGAESTFRPDDFGIIHHGFHHFCSIFLQCLSTTEREKEISGDNHRLICLVVVATLILSFKLNKNKKESVLLVKHVISVEWIPSKRLKYLYVFLYNLTVILYRNKRLKEAIKALNLCCKASWNYAINLSEMHVDKLNKPQDDLSEKIIADYIKETSDKSAFLLNLLNQEGSCKINRFVVECLRNWSVAKNLIATLPTPASFVKEWVKIGFMRSKDNSSLEHGMMLYSLLPSSAEMSRRDIGKILEEELLAYEENSHLNPRLCHTMRMKIIEVLLEEVYVTKDHNLEKSRLLIEKGRVIRALGLECLEECTKCLSSAITILKSIYGTNKTFNSQVHHLLIHAYVLHAICTQETVPNSIVLLQRSEFIQDIRSAVELCLNSEHGYSDNQYDVKSEDMLYLWYLVIDLLSIKGYVEILPGIYDVVIKLFNRKNFSLEKTMTELWRNLRLGHALCVSPINHKLMRDFSKQWNELCDSNEFWKSCMNELNPLVVGFHHIDKEIKQTASDLISHVPISSASMFLHSHHCYKFAGRLISTGRMIEALSYAKEAHRLRGKLLQQKFEYSVEKITETYDENGEIFEKSYYGIKTFKENDVMMIKGSCDYEGCVLTPWNVLRCYLESILQVGVVHEILGNGSEAEMLLRWGKNVSQFKSLPLFEISFSSVLGKLYCKQKLWCLAEKELTSATKTLVDYHAVISCEKCACMLEVSLNQKLGDLFLSSSCSAGEPYSTKGLFKAKRLYQLALDKLNNSEWRNFEFTLEEARTDKGICKKSSSSRHLTGFLETNASSLGDESVSKIESKRSRRTKQSKSATQRLDAVGYQNRRITRSTYRSTENTSEIVLGDRKIDHTVGLATEHASTSGSCYDHDMPGLENFSVADFQNDISSLCNKMKCWHCLHLEAVDRGSLNKLIWMEWELVYRKLSLRILISIGKFSGVCGNAHEAHKLLRRSTAVLFGRNPSCSKYSSLTLVFLIESIGKQFPGDLLAVERAALLYYICWFTLKSYPWQFERNICCELSCIETRVTVSLLKLAFTLCHEVPLLFQKVSRLLAIVYVLATSIKHFSLLPSEEGLESQWSSFFHQASLGSHLNRQVFSTAAQKQHSQIASDSEDSLLPNSASTFSDTPDSLRLSPESCDDLEEFIHNFFRDLPSSPVICISLVSGVDAILLRELLGCSLIIRAWIMLSHLTSEHQHAILLPVHTTLEDDSSSNSVVFDCKDFVKRWQCPWVSSVIDDIAPVFRHVLEGNYYSSTEYFLEYIKDNTSSWWLQRNQLDECLSKFLQDMEDLWLGTWKYFLLGEWPDLSFLESLQEKLCEEDEHLLQHIINKNCYVSLGSEASSKRVNDFENILQLAFKTTLGTSQNFDLFGYSRRQPIILVLDFELQMLPWENLPILRNQEVYRMPSVGSIFVTLDRCCQNQGLMEPTIPSIPLIDPLDSYYLLNPDGDLRRTQVEFENWFKDQNIEGKSGSVPTIEELTHALENHDLFIYFGHGSGTQYIPGHEIQKLNKCAASLLLGCSSGSLYLKGSYVPLGAPISYLIAGSPVIIANLWEVTDKDIDRFGKAMLNAWLRERSAECTECDLTVQTCKSSTCNHRRRIGSFMAQAREACTLGYLIGASPVCYGVPTGIIKRKDV
- the LOC140973538 gene encoding separase isoform X1, translated to MERDPTSEENILSKIQTSTDFSDINLLFTAHLNLFTPHFKPSNAAAASSKKPKAKPPENPLASLRSLAKQFLPFLHKSLSIIPKRLSESSKIPHHCAMEMFDTYRLCLKCLTLIAPELAGKPYAVEVQKIRYIHCLEHWELYREAETEGFSVLESLTGIVSGGRKGKSRKPKARLVPELYEESIDRELNILILEIIVTLVKCVAKRRSKQDADFWRVIALVNESQSLFKMLDAKDFGKFHQFLVVNLHIAILFLISEIKNFDVELICEFCLVTFKEYKKSHTPDQMYKVALKILSSLFSQLDELSSDIIIDVLRYVLDYFAAECEVVMDASTRGFFELVSYCANKCRGSNVYLCGVVTKNLNRLADGCKEDSPVFTSILRLYVAGLLASSASDQSKEENIKNCSNANEGSGFHIFFDNKELFNQVSSSFTLFKDQFNGCIQDKNSHQIRMPYTPYWEALRFFCQSLAEFVYSRRSDIFSGAESTFRPDDFGIIHHGFHHFCSIFLQCLSTTEREKEISGDNHRLICLVVVATLILSFKLNKNKKESVLLVKHVISVEWIPSKRLKYLYVFLYNLTVILYRNKRLKEAIKALNLCCKASWNYAINLSEMHVDKLNKPQDDLSEKIIADYIKETSDKSAFLLNLLNQEGSCKINRFVVECLRNWSVAKNLIATLPTPASFVKEWVKIGFMRSKDNSSLEHGMMLYSLLPSSAEMSRRDIGKILEEELLAYEENSHLNPRLCHTMRMKIIEVLLEEVYVTKDHNLEKSRLLIEKGRVIRALGLECLEECTKCLSSAITILKSIYGTNKTFNSQVHHLLIHAYVLHAICTQETVPNSIVLLQRSEFIQDIRSAVELCLNSEHGYSDNQYDVKSEDMLYLWYLVIDLLSIKGYVEILPGIYDVVIKLFNRKNFSLEKTMTELWRNLRLGHALCVSPINHKLMRDFSKQWNELCDSNEFWKSCMNELNPLVVGFHHIDKEIKQTASDLISHVPISSASMFLHSHHCYKFAGRLISTGRMIEALSYAKEAHRLRGKLLQQKFEYSVEKITETYDENGEIFEKSYYGIKTFKENDVMMIKGSCDYEGCVLTPWNVLRCYLESILQVGVVHEILGNGSEAEMLLRWGKNVSQFKSLPLFEISFSSVLGKLYCKQKLWCLAEKELTSATKTLVDYHAVISCEKCACMLEVSLNQKLGDLFLSSSCSAGEPYSTKGLFKAKRLYQLALDKLNNSEWRNFEFTLEEARTDKGICKKSSSSRHLTGFLETNASSLGDESVSKIESKRSRRTKQSKSATQRLDAVGYQNRRITRSTYRSTENTSEIVLGDRKIDHTVGLATEHASTSGSCYDHDMPGLENFSVADFQNDISSLCNKMKCWHCLHLEAVDRGSLNKLIWMEWELVYRKLSLRILISIGKFSGVCGNAHEAHKLLRRSTAVLFGRNPSCSKYSSLTLVFLIESIGKQFPGDLLAVERAALLYYICWFTLKSYPWQFERNICCELSCIETRVTVSLLKLAFTLCHEVPLLFQKVSRLLAIVYVLATSIKHFSLLPSEEGLESQWSSFFHQASLGSHLNRQVFSTAAQKQHSQIASDSEDSLLPNSASTFSDTPDSLRLSPESCDDLEEFIHNFFRDLPSSPVICISLVSGVDAILLRELLGCSLIIRAWIMLSHLTSEHQHAILLPVHTTLEDDSSSNSVVFDCKDFVKRWQCPWVSSVIDDIAPVFRHVLEGNYYSSTEYFLEYIKDNTSSWWLQRNQLDECLSKFLQDMEDLWLGTWKYFLLGEWPDLSFLESLQEKLCEEDEHLLQHIINKNCYVSLGSEASSKRVNDFENILQLAFKTTLGTSQNFDLFGYSRRQPIILVLDFELQMLPWENLPILRNQEVYRMPSVGSIFVTLDRCCQNQGLMEPTIPSIPLIDPLDSYYLLNPDGDLRRTQVEFENWFKDQNIEGKSGSVPTIEELTHALENHDLFIYFGHGSGTQYIPGHEIQKLNKCAASLLLGCSSGSLYLKGSYVPLGAPISYLIAGSPVIIANLWEVTDKDIDRFGKAMLNAWLRERSAECTECDLTVQTCKSSTCNHRRRIGSFMAQAREACTLGYLIGASPVCYGVPTGIIKRKDV